From Ananas comosus cultivar F153 linkage group 2, ASM154086v1, whole genome shotgun sequence:
TCCGTATAATTTTTGGAATAAAATATCACAGGTATAAAAATAAGAGCCTCTGAAAAATTCGAAGGGAATCCCCCACTTTCTCTTTCAATAAAAGttgcaacataaaaaaaaagaaaaaaagaaaagaaaaaaaatatatatagaacttaaTTGAAATTTTAGTCCATTTAAAttaactatctaatcttttaaaattttatttttattatttaatcttttaatttatttaatttgaattaattaacaatttttttattttaaaatttaagctaattgcttactttagtaaatttataattgcgagAATTGCATATAAACTCTAGAATtcagagatgtgcggttagaatgataatgaTCTCTTCGAATTTATATAGTCATTTCAGATTGAATCGGTGGTTAGTTAAATATTacaatctaacggatgaaagtaatcaaagagataaatctaacggcgaaaaacttaaaagtatcaaatgctttgtgcttttaaaagcactatagctggaatatatatataaatataaaagaaaaactacaTCCCTCTTTACATTTCTCTAGAAAAGTAGAGAAAAATAAtgacatataataataattaataacataattaaaaacCAATTTGAGGAATTCTCTCACTTGCTAAGTGTTAATTTACTCAACTACGGTGTTAGTGGACCGTGTCGTGCCGTGCCGTGTCGTGTCGTGTCGATTTTTCTATCTCGGGCCAGATAATTCCATCTCTTCTACCTCATCGATCGACCGGGAATCGCCGTCGTTCCAGTAACCATCGTCGTCGTAGTGAATCATGTAGGTATTTTCGTACGCACTCAGAGGATCGTCGGTcggagggggcggcggcggtggcggcggcggccgattTGAAGCCTCCCACTTGTCGGCGAGGCCGTCGCCTTCGAGCATTCGGACCACCTCCGACATCTTGGGCCGGTGGGCCGGGAGGTATTGGGTGCACAAGAGGGCCACTTGGACCATCTCGGCGACTTCGATCCGGTCGTAGGTCGGGCCGAGGTCCGGATCCACTAGTAGCTCCACTCTCTTCTCCTGGTGGGCCTTTCTCACctgtattttgaaaattataattaaaaaaataaagataaattaaaaattttatcatactcatagataatttttatcaaaatttaataattttagttaCTAATATTACTGAGCTAAATTAAATACCTATAGGAGTAAACAAGACTGTTTATTTTTCTTGTCATTTCCTCCAACGAGGCATCTGAATTGACGATCAGCGTAGTTAAATACCATTTAATGTTTTAGgtttcaaatttcataaaattttcatattatttgcTTAGTATTTTAAGTGGTCTAAAAAGTGGCACATTTTAATGGCTAATAAATATGAGCTGAATTCCAAATTacttgatcattaggcaaatgatataataaaattatcaaaatttaatttcaaaaaaaattaaataattttagatcaTATTAAATAGAGTTGATCGTTGAATCGAATGCTTTATTGTTGGAACCAATGTGAAAATAAACGTCTctatttacttttaaaagtattctaactttaTATTTACTCATATATAGAAGTATCATGTAGTAATCAATTGAATTTGACTCCTAAATTTTgatatgtatttttaattatagcaatttaatataaaattttcaccTCAATTTTAGTTCAAATGTATAGTTAAATTTAACCCTAATAAAAGTTGATTTTGTTACATCATAACATGAACTCGCCTAAAagtctattttattttattgtagacttagcatttctctttACTGAATAAACTTATCGATGCTATACAGGTGCAATTGAAACAGCGAGGACGAAATTGAAATATCGTACCCAGTCGAGCATgatgccgccaccgccgccgccacagcCGCCCTTGTTGGCGTGCTCGGCCGGCGGTGGGATCGCGCGGCGGCCGGTGACGAGCTCCAGCAGCAGGACGCCGAACCCGAAGACGTCGGTCTTGTCGGACGACTGCCCCGTGGAGAGGTACTCCGGGGCGATGTGGCCGACGGTCCCGCGCACGGCGGTGGTCACGTGGGACTCGCCGTGGTCCAGCAGCTTCGCGAGCCCGAAGTCGCCCACCGCGGCCTCGCACCGCTCGTCGAGCAGCACGTTGGCGGCCTTGACGTCACGGTGGATGATCTTCGGGTCGCACTGCTCGTGCAGGTACACCAGCCCCCGCGCCGCCCCCACCGCAATTTGCTTCCGCGTGTTCCAGTCCAATGGCGGCTTACCTGTGCACAAATCAATTAAAATCCGTTACATTAATATATCATCAGCAGTCCACAAGATGTGCATTATATAAGGACATTCAAATTATTACTAATAGGTAAAAAGAGCAAAGAATTTATCAGAAATATGAACGATTTTGAGTCAGCAACTCaatcttttcaaattttgaattcactaaatctttcaatttgattttattatcatcTTGAGTCacctaatattttaaattttgatctaactacctatttttttagtttgattGGAGTCACCCAacgacactttgacttcaaaatttaaatgcgttgtttatttttacatgttaagttagtatattttattcaattctcgcaactataaatttattaaaatacacgactaacttaaattttaaagtataagtataattgactgactcaaattaaacaaattgaaaaatgagacgaaaaaaattaaaattttaaaaaattatattttaacacTCTCTTCATTTAAagactactatttttttttacttgtgacatcaattcttttttatttttactaaaagttatttaaaattttttgaattttaggattgagatgtatatttatttttttagttgtataaatatgaatttttttttccagttcagataatttaagtttattttcacCTTTGCTAATTTAttagcatatattatataaaatttttaagacaCATCATTTCTCTCGAGGAAAAATGAtaacttataaaataataaaataataaaaaggaggaaaaaaaggaaaaagaggaaagaagagCATTTGGTGGGGTCCACAACGACGGTCAAAATCAGGACCGTGAGACCGATGCGCGTCATCATTAGCCGTGCGATCACCGTCGTACGGTGATGATAACGACTGCGTACACAAAACCAAATTTTTTATACGGGGTGGGCCCACGTGACCGCATAAGGCTATTATGCGGGACCAACGCACCGTTGCGgggtatagagagagagacgagactCCCCAGGTAGGGCCCACGCTCACtttatacaatatttttttggtaaaaatgcaTTGAGACCCCTCAACCATGACTCGTCCTGTAAAAAGCccctcaatttttatttaattctacTGAGACTCTAGTTctaatttgtttttattattgttaactaaaatttaattaatttcaaaaaaaaaaaaaagttaacagagtatgataaaaaaaaagttgagggcGCAATTTTGAAAATGTCAATAGATGAGGGgcctttttaattatttgcatcaagttttaaaatataattaatttggcGATTTTATTTTGAATGATTTATGCACGTACCGCGAAGACGGGAGGCGACGCTGCCGTTAGGCATGAACGGATAGACGAGCAGGCGCTCGCCGGGGGCGGCGCAGAAGCCGATGAGGCGGAGGAGGTTACGGTGTACGGCGAGGCTGATCATCTCCAATTCGGTCCGGAACTGCGCCTCCCCCGGCCCGAAGAGCCGCCGACGTCCTTCAGCCGCTTCACCGCCACCGCCGTCCCGTCCGACAACCGCCCCTTGTACACGTTCCCGAACCCGCCCTTCCCGATAACATTCCGACGGTTGAAACCGTCAGTTGCGTGTAATAACTCTCTTAGCGTGAACTGCCGCAGATTCCCCGGCGCTGCCACCACCTCTCCGTCGTCGTCGTACTCCGtctctgaaaaaaaagaaaagaaaagaaaaaaaaaaagagttcattaaaatcgtaaaaattcattaacttttgaataaatataaGTATTTGATAGGGGCAAATTAATCACCATTTATACCAAGCACGAATTTGTGCTTCTGCTTTTTCGTGCGCCGCCATAGTAAGAAGGAAACAGTTAGTAGAAGAAGCGTAGAGACACCGAGGCTTGTGCCCATCGCAACGGCTAGTTTTCGACCCTTCGATCTCTCTGAATTaaatcaaaaaaacaaaaacatatcaataattagaaaaaaaaaaaaggaaaaacatcaaataccccctatgtgattttattctttctcactttagtatcctgcggtttaaagtgtatcaagttagtacgcTGTGAtcttacactttctcactttagtaccctgtggtttaaagtgtatcaagttagtactctatggtttcatttttatatcaagttagtaccctgtggtttcatttttctctttttattatcaatttcggaatattttttttcgttaaatcagtgacaaagttaaaactaaagggtgctaaaataaatattcgttaaacctagataggatatttgaagttttttgtatataatttaatgaaattttaaaccacaggatactagagtgagaaagtgcgaaaccatatggtactaacttgatatattttaaaccacaggatactaaagcgagaaagtgcgaaatcacagggtactaacttgatacactttaaatcacagaatattaaagtgagaaagtgcgaaaccacaggagggatttgaagtttttccaaaaaaaaatgtataaagccTCACTTAACATGCATAATAGACCcctaaactttatttatttatttgtttatttatttacacttTTTTACCTCGTGAATTTTTGAAATGGAGCAATTTTAGTCAGATATgttaaattcatcaaaattattaatgattctgacaaatttaataattttaattattttttattaaataaaataaaaacaattacAATTAATGGCttaaaagttatgaaattttaaaataatttttatcttatacAACTAGAgctatttaaatcaaaataattaataagcaATTGCTAGTaacattattaaaattaatgaaattttttaaaaaaaggctcATAGTTGAGTAGCtctccatacaattttacccaaaaaaaaaaacaatacccaactcaaaaaaaaaattgccaaattTGTGAAAACAGCTAGGACAAATGTAAAAATCCCAACTTAATTTTTTCCCAAATTTGTGAAAGGAAAAAAGTAAGGGCATATTTAAGATCCCTGCACAATTTTACCCAAATTTGTGAAAAATACAAGGGCATATGTGTAAATTTGCTCACTTACTCTTAGATGATtccaaaagaaaagggagagaaaTTGGTGAAGGGGTTCTTGAGCACTCTTGTGTTGAGTGGGTCCCACATATTAGGGGATTACCCACAATGctgtgtagagagagaaagaatttaaagagagagaaaaaaataatttaaaaaattcaagctagttatttattttagtaaatttacaattatacaaatttacaaatttactatatatgttgattaaactagtaaaaataaacgatacatttaaattttaaagttaaaaaatcataaatcaaccgaaatcaaataaatttaaaagtctgataataaaatttaaaaaaaaaatagagatagagagagaaacatacTTAAAGGTTCTTGCAGGAAACAAGGGAACAGGACCACTCAGGTTGTTGTAGGACAAGTCCCTGTAAAATAGTGACATTTTTAGTTGTTTATTATAAACTTGgaattaatttatgcaaacaaaaaaaaggaaaaaaaaaagtatggagaCCTCCTCCTATTTTcaataaaacttaatttaaaataattagaagctcagaaaattcaattttttttagaaaaatagagGCTTTTTGAGAGTTATCATATCGCAATTTTTTTCGTAGAAAAATTCTGTGCACGAGATGTTAATAATGCTGCTCATCAGCTATAATTACTTAACAGCTTTGATGCGTCGGCTACCACTGATGAGCGGCAAAATCAATCTATGCACAGAATTTTTCTATGTACGAATTTGCACGAAAACTAAGGTCGCTTCTCGTAGAAAAATTCTGCGCACGAGGTATTGTTTTTGCTGCTGCTACTCATCAGCTGTAGTTAACCAACGGACTTGATGCATCCTATCACTGATGagcagtaaaattaaaatatgcaCAAAATTTTTCTGCGTACGAACTTCATGAggtgttgttgctgctgctcaTCAAGTTGTAGCTAATCGACGGCCTTGATCCGTCTTATCACtaatgagcaaaaaaaaaattaatttatgcaCAGAATTTTTCTGCGCACGAATTTGCACGAGAACTGAGATGACTCTCTAGTCTCCTTATATTCGTATCATTAATTTAAATAGAAGAATTAATAATTTGAGAATAATCAATCTATGTTCATACAAGAATGTGAGCTGAGGGATCTTCGACAATGTCGCAGGGAATGCTCCCGACAAGCTGTTGTTGTTGAGTCTCCTGATTGTCATGCATAATATAAAATACAgatcaaaataaatatcaaaataatatttcttttttcgagaacaacaaaagagaattaaaaaaaaaaatttacgaaatataAGCCCGAATTAGATTATTCGGGGGTAAATACACCGCTTAACTATTTTTATGTCGATTAagatatgtttaaaattttaaaaaaatttattgaatttaattattctattgAATAAATTTACGAAATATATTgcaaaatgctatttttttataataattagcaccctttatttttttttgtgattaaataattattattatccacTAAATTAAAGATCTTTCTGAACtcatgaaaaattttaatcagAATAACCAACAACTAACAGCAAAATTTTCAACTTAGCTTATAACAAAAAActagatgaaaaaaataaattaagagttaaaaaaagtGGTCAATCAAAAAGATTTAGGATTagggcctatttcaaaatagtctataacTAAAAAGGATAATTTAAAGgggaaactttaaataccattcctgtaatttcacactttcttactttaatactccatagtttaaagtgtatcaatttagtaccctgtgattttatttttatccttttattatcgatttcactaatttttttcgttaaatcagtgacaaagttaaaattaaagagtactaaagtgaatattcgataaacctaggtggggtatctgaagttttttttttatataatttaacgaaaaagtcgacgaaaaaataaaaataaaaccaggattgcggagagattgtgttatgtgcggtgagaaagtacgttggaaaaatactttgtttgttttcgtacgtaatattgcgttccgctaTGAGTCGgctacgatatattttctgcggtcccaccgaagaacgcagaagcatatttgatatgcctcaataccaaactaagtcttaatACGCTTTAAATTACATAacagtaaagtgagaaagtgcgaaaccatatggatggtatttaaaatttatcctaaTTTACAACTCACAAATATCGAAGGTTCGAGAGGCGACCCAGGGATTCTGGGAGCGGGCCCGAGAAGCCGTTGTTGGAGAGGTCGAGAGTTTGGAGCTTCTGAAGCAACCCCAGTTCCTGGGGAAGCTCCCCTGTTATGTTATTATTTTGCAACaacctaaaaataataataaaagaaaaaaatatataaataaatcagtaaaaaaaaattaaaaattgtaggtattttataagaataaattaatgaGATTGTGTTTATttcattgttttaaaaaaataatatctaaaaatatcCTAAGAATTATATTAAGCAAAAgtaccttttattttattttatttgagaattaattgataataattattattataataatgcTTACACTTGTTGGAGATTGGTGAGGTTGGAGATTCTCCCTGATAGAGTTCCTGATAGGCTCTGGCTTGGTGCTccactaaattataaaaaataaaaaaagaaaaaattaaagccaaatttaattaatttgagtaatttgttttttttagctaaaatgtaatttaattacCACGTAGAAATGTGACATTTTACACACACCATTTTCCAAATAAAGTTTCGTTCACTATACCATCCAAAATAAGAAAATCatgttttttttcctccttttatTAATATAGAAATAAGATGCACATGCAACACAATAGATTCACAagataacaaatatatatatatatatttatatatgagtTGAATTTTTGCGTTTCTAAAAGCACAGAAGCTCGACGTCTTCAAAATTCGTATCgtattaataaaaaagatatattattaataatgcCGTACGAATTTTGAAACGATCCCATGactaaataattataagaaaaaatgCTCATGTACTTTTAAttaaaagcatatatatatatatatatataatgataactaaattataatattttataggaAAAAANAAGAAATCCTTAATTCAATCATAAATTAACCCACATGTGTAAAAgttgaagaagaaaggagaaaaaaacaaagtggaaaaagagaatgataataataataattaataataattaataaaaagaaaaaggaaaatctcACAAGGCAATAACAAGGTTGAGTGAGGAGCAGGTGATCATGGCCCAGCTACAGGGATCAACAGAGTCCTCATCCCAGTTGCTCAAGACACCATGTGGGTCTCTCAGATCCCTTCTTATTGCTATCAAAGCCTCCACTAATtacattaaaaaacaaaaaaaagcaaaggaaaaaagaagataaattaaTTGTTAGATAGAtttaaacacacacacacacacacacac
This genomic window contains:
- the LOC109725715 gene encoding LOW QUALITY PROTEIN: probable LRR receptor-like serine/threonine-protein kinase At2g23950 (The sequence of the model RefSeq protein was modified relative to this genomic sequence to represent the inferred CDS: deleted 2 bases in 1 codon): MASSKLFYTLLSWLLPLFFSLSFPTFTFSSEPLNPEVEALIAIRRDLRDPHGVLSNWDEDSVDPCSWAMITCSSLNLVIAFGAPSQSLSGTLSGRISNLTNLQQVLLQNNNITGELPQELGLLQKLQTLDLSNNGFSGPLPESLGRLSNLRYLRLNNNSLSGAFPATLSKIPQLTFLDLSYNNLSGPVPLFPARTFNIVGNPLICGTHSTQECSRTPSPISLPFLLESSKKRSKGRKLAVAMGTSLGVSTLLLLTVSFLLWRRTKKQKHKFVLGINETEYDDDGEVVAAPGNLRQFTLRELLHATDGFNRRNVIGKGGFGNVYKGRLSDGTAVAVKRLKDVGGSSGGEAQFRTELEMISLAVHRNLLRLIGFCAAPGERLLVYPFMPNGSVASRLRGKPPLDWNTRKQIAVGAARGLVYLHEQCDPKIIHRDVKAANVLLDERCEAAVGDFGLAKLLDHGESHVTTAVRGTVGHIAPEYLSTGQSSDKTDVFGFGVLLLELVTGRRAIPPPAEHANKGGCGGGGGGIMLDWVRKAHQEKRVELLVDPDLGPTYDRIEVAEMVQVALLCTQYLPAHRPKMSEVVRMLEGDGLADKWEASNRPPPPPPPPPPTDDPLSAYENTYMIHYDDDGYWNDGDSRSIDEVEEMELSGPR